Proteins from a single region of Hordeum vulgare subsp. vulgare chromosome 6H, MorexV3_pseudomolecules_assembly, whole genome shotgun sequence:
- the LOC123405852 gene encoding uncharacterized protein LOC123405852, producing the protein MASPAAACPAAYSWAPEDGAQRGQKVFMQVCAGCHVMLPYAGVPAAAQGEVRAQSAEIVVAEESVAAARSQSGGSYTPDLTALTTKIHEGAALYTTGGKITTSMPRMLGVSMCQELMKKMAPPTAMWMQFAQPYIGTIRMALILKHVKRDVTIINSHNAFSLNVTSGEKCQLGAQGWFSTRAVYALHRLGGVGAETDTFMWSNRAPSRVKFFGWLQSLSRIHTRDVLLRKTILTTEEAGCPCCEVVLEIADHLIFGCPFASKKRLKAEVRTRIQCASTSSQSIPTVPTARSLTTLSSFYIELASRCSGDRSQTHHYPPPATPVATHTHTHGHTCAGAQTSGVPMAGVACPVYPWPTDARAQRGAKVFMQRDCAACHSALPYAGLRDAPVLGQLGPTTAEILVAAATATEEAMPPPATTPLQHTPDLATVVTRIQGGLRCNLYSTGTAATPVRAMLADGAAVACQELKKSPVWLQFAQAFQAA; encoded by the exons ATGGCTTCACCGGCGGCGGCCTGCCCGGCGGCATACTCGTGGGCGCCGGAGGACGG GGCACAGCGCGGGCAGAAGGTGTTCATGCAGGTCTGCGCGGGGTGCCACGTCATGCTCCCCTACGCCGGCGTtccggcggcggcgcagggcgaGGTGCGAGCTCAGTCGGCCGAGATCGTCGTCGCAGAGGAATCTGTGGCGGCTGCGAGATCCCAATCCGGAGGCTCGTACACGCCGGACCTCACCGCTCTCACCACAAAA ATCCATGAAGGTGCGGCTCTGTACACCACGGGGGGCAAGATCACGACGTCGATGCCTAGGATGCTCGGCGTCTCCATGTGCCAGGagctgatgaagaagatggcGCCACCGACCGCCATGTGGATGCAGTTTGCCCAGCCCTACATTGGGACTATCCGGATG GCTCTCATCCTAAAACACGTCAAGAGAgatgtcaccatcatcaactcaCACAACGCGTTTTCATTGAATGTGACGTCCGGTGAAAAGTGTCAGCTTG GGGCCCAAGGGTGGTTCTCGACCAGGGCGGTGTATGCCCTGCACCGCCTCGGCGGTGTGGGGGCTGAGACGGACACCTTCATGTGGTCGAACCGAGCCCCCTCGCGCGTCAAGTTCTTCGGGTGGCTTCAGTCCCTGTCGCGCATCCACACGCGTGACGTGCTCCTCCGCAAGACCATCCTGACGACGGAGGAGGCTGGGTGCCCATGTTGTGAGGTGGTTCTGGAGATCGCCGACCACCTCATCTTTGGTTGCCCCTTCGCG TCAAAGAAACGTCTAAAAGCCGAGGTAAGGACCAGGATCCAGTGTGCTTCCACGTCATCCCAATCCATTCCCACCGTCCCCACGGCCCGCTCCCTCACCACACTTTCTAGTTTCTACATAGAGTTGGCGAGCCGCTGCAGCGGCGACCGCTCACAGACGCATCATTATCCACCTCCAGCCACGCCGgtggccacacacacacacacacacggacACACCTGCGCCGGAGCTCAGACCTCAGGCGTTCCAATGGCGGGGGTCGCGTGCCCGGTCTACCCGTGGCCGACCGACGC CAGGGCGCAGCGCGGGGCCAAGGTGTTCATGCAGAGGGACTGCGCCGCGTGCCACTCCGCGCTCCCCTACGCCGGCCTCCGGGACGCGCCGGTGCTAGGCCAACTGGGACCCACTACGGCCGAGAtcctcgtcgccgccgccacggccACCGAGGAGGCGATGCCGCCGCCGGCGACGACGCCGCTCCAGCACACGCCGGACCTCGCCACCGTCGTCACAAGG ATCCAGGGCGGGCTGCGCTGCAACCTCTACTCCACCGGGACGGCGGCGACGCCCGTCAGGGCGATGCTCGCCGACGGCGCCGCGGTGGCGTGCCAGGAGCTCAAGAAGAGCCCCGTCTGGCTGCAGTTTGCCCAGGCTTTCCAGGCAGCTTGA